Proteins encoded by one window of Haematobia irritans isolate KBUSLIRL chromosome 2, ASM5000362v1, whole genome shotgun sequence:
- the udd gene encoding under-developed, translated as MEQNRSRGRPLGSKNYGGYRSLIESNISLRERGTVCNGSFGELRKSTISRRKTICGMEDLSYQAKGNVLETSVPKIHGGVYEEGGKKKRGRPRKCMNLPKFDTLGLQDSFDEPLKLLTTKGQKIICRNENNCFDSPKWPNENQESESSDQKKKRGRPRKYPVLLDLIHGINEQTMPCEENDGFPLESPRTENENKQSGMNDQKKKRGRPRKYSEPPNRTRRNTICDIDSLNTQSSNDLDNTKISLNVENDTFGSQDDESPKPSITKRRKTMCGNENNTVSFDSQRVETENRKSASGDKKKTRGRPRKCPDLLDFKHGINIQIRQTMSENENNEVSFESLRIEAENKESVIGDQKKKRGRPRKCIESPIKARRNTICGIDSINTESSNDFDKSRITLNVDNIQSAMDQLERVHMEKSPTSISVTESMVNVNKNLDEKSISGIGGCASDPDVQEGQIEPVPDIPEIKKRGRPRKFVRLQTIANPLLSNNDSLELQTENSEEASPKKRRGRPRKNQTINDTINISKSGNGEGEIYNDALTQLKNHNETRVSSRLTGSKQKQKIENHRPFRNQSFSEMFRKHKKPRRLIGNSKEPRHILKVNGSSVIFPVRHIPRKCLEDSLNKLNNFDDPIWEEKNTSCLTSIHRYLRPQKCGEIYLKFKYARQFLVRRDWANLAKILSLIAVEAVDRPFLSSLLIKYIALCLAHADKEQFNSFLHMIINTKDGASVLRKCTQFNAYLNDET; from the exons ATGGAACAAAACAGGAGCAGAGGTCGCCCATTGGGATCAAAAAATTATGGCGGATATAGATCACTTATCGAGAGCAATATATCCCTTCGAGAACGAGGAACAGTATGTAATGGTTCATTTGGTGAACTTAGAAAATCAACCATATCTAGACGTAAAACTATATGTGGAATGGAGGATTTAAGTTACCAAGCTAAAGGAAATGTGCTAGAAACTAGTGTACCTAAAATTCACGGAGGAGTTTATGAAGAGGGTGGTAAAAAAAAGAGAGGACGTCCTCGAAAATGTatgaatttaccaaaatttgatacATTAGGTCTCCAGGATAGCTTTGATGAACCTTTAAAGCTATTGACCACAAAGGgacaaaaaataatatgcagAAATGAGAATAATTGTTTTGATTCACCAAAGTGGCCAAACGAAAATCAGGAATCGGAGAGTAGCGATCAGAAGAAAAAAAGGGGAAGACCTAGAAAATACCCAGTTTTATTAGATTTGATACATGGAATTAATGAACAAACAATGCCCTGCGAAGAGAATGATGGGTTTCCTCTTGAGTCTCCAAGGACTGAGAACGAAAATAAGCAGTCGGGAATGAACgatcaaaagaaaaaaagaggaaGACCTCGAAAATATTCAG AACCACCGAACAGAACAAGACGAAACACAATATGTGACATCGACTCGTTAAATACGCAAAGTTCGAATGATTTGGATAAtactaaaatttcgttaaacgTGGAAAATGATACGTTTGGGTCCCAGGATGATGAATCCCCAAAGCCATCGATCACAAAAAGACGAAAAACAATGTGCGGAAACGAGAACAATACGGTTTCATTTGATTCACAAAGGGTAGAGACGGAAAATCGGAAATCTGCTTCTGGCGATAAGAAGAAGACAAGAGGAAGACCTAGAAAATGTCCAGATCTATTAGATTTTAAACATGgaataaatatacaaataagaCAAACTATGTCCGAAAATGAGAATAATGAGGTTTCTTTTGAGTCTCTAAGGATTGAAGCCGAAAATAAGGAATCTGTAATTGGCGATCAGAAGAAAAAAAGAGGAAGACCTAGGAAATGTATAG AATCACCAATCAAGGCAAGACGAAATACGATTTGTGGCATAGACTCGATAAATACCGAAAGTTCgaatgattttgacaaaagtagaATTACACTAAACGTTGATAATATACAATCTGCAATGGACCAGCTCGAAAGAGTACATATGGAAAAAAGCCCTACATCTATAAGTGTCACGGAGAGTATGGTCAATGTCAACAAGAATTTAGATGAGAAAAGTATAAGCGGTATTGGTGGGTGTGCTAGTGACCCTGATGTTCAAGAAGGTCAAATTGAACCAGTACCAGATATTCCAGAAATTAAGAAAAGGGGAAGACCACGAAAATTTGTAAGACTTCAAACAATTGCAAACCCCTTATTATCTAACAACGATTCACTAGAACTCCAAACCGAAAACAGTGAAGAAGCATCGCCAAAGAAACGCAGGGGTCGGCCAAGGAAAAATCAGACTATTAATGACACTATTAACATATCAAAAAGTGGCAACGGGGAAGGTGAAATCTATAATGATGCGTTAACACAACTTAAAAACCATAACGAAACCCGTGTGTCAAGTCGTCTCACAGGGTCAAAACAAAAGCAGAAAATAGAGAATCACCGTCCGTTCAGAAATCAAAGCTTTTCGGAAATGTTTCGAAAACACAAGAAGCCAAGAAGACTGATAGGAAATTCAAAAGAACCAAGACATATCTTGAAAGTGAATGGATCATCTGTCATATTTCCTGTTCGACATATACCAAGGAAATGTCTTGAAGACTCTCTAAATAAGTTAAACAATTTTGATGATCCCATTTGGGAGGAAAAGAATACATCTTGTCTCACCTCAATTCATCGTTATTTGCGTCCGCAAAAATGTGGAGAAATTTATCTCAAATTTAAATATGCACGACAATTTTTAGTACGAAGAGATTGGGCAAACTTGGCCAAAATCTTAAGTTTAATAGCAGTCGAGGCAGTTGATAGGCCTTTTCTTTCTTCGCTGTTGATAAAG TATATAGCGTTATGTTTGGCCCATGCAGATAAAGAacaattcaattcatttttgcaTATGATCATCAATACGAAGGATGGCGCAAgtgttttaagaaaatgtactcAATTCAATGCATATCTAAACGATGAGACATAA